One genomic segment of Trichococcus shcherbakoviae includes these proteins:
- a CDS encoding phosphoglycerate dehydrogenase, producing the protein MFEIKTYNAIAPEGLNLLNADQFVLNSGASPDGIILRSEKLHGMEFPESLKAIARAGAGVNNVPVEECSEAGVVVFNTPGANANAVKELVLAAMIMAARPIKEGMEWVQTLSGDDVEKQVEKGKSQFAGTEISGKTLGVIGLGAIGAMLANDGFRLGMEVIGYDPYVSVETAWNINRRVQKAASIAEVLAKADYISIHVPVNAETKGMVDAAFLAQMKDNAVLLNFARGELVNTADMLAALKEKSIRKYVTDFADEALLHNDAIIVMPHLGASTEEAEVNCAIMAAQTLKYFLETGNIVNSVNFPGVDIAMQSPIRLTIINKNIPNMVGQISSGLAKYFINIEDILNRSRGNYAYTVIDIAETEEAVLAEVVENFKKIDGIVNVRVIRR; encoded by the coding sequence ATGTTCGAGATTAAAACTTACAATGCGATTGCCCCAGAAGGCTTAAATTTACTGAATGCAGATCAATTCGTCCTTAACTCAGGCGCAAGCCCTGACGGTATCATCCTGCGCAGCGAAAAACTGCATGGCATGGAATTTCCTGAAAGTTTGAAAGCTATTGCCCGTGCCGGCGCCGGCGTCAACAACGTACCCGTTGAAGAATGCTCCGAAGCAGGCGTTGTTGTCTTCAACACGCCTGGCGCGAATGCCAATGCGGTCAAAGAACTTGTTTTGGCTGCTATGATCATGGCTGCCCGTCCGATCAAAGAAGGAATGGAATGGGTCCAAACATTAAGCGGTGACGATGTCGAGAAACAAGTCGAAAAAGGCAAAAGCCAATTCGCGGGGACAGAAATATCCGGAAAAACATTGGGTGTCATCGGCTTGGGAGCTATCGGCGCTATGTTGGCCAATGACGGCTTCCGTTTAGGCATGGAAGTCATCGGTTATGACCCATATGTTTCCGTGGAAACTGCATGGAACATCAATCGTCGTGTCCAAAAAGCTGCTTCAATCGCTGAAGTATTAGCTAAAGCGGACTACATTTCCATTCACGTACCAGTCAATGCCGAAACAAAAGGCATGGTTGACGCTGCATTCCTGGCTCAAATGAAAGATAATGCTGTTCTTTTGAACTTTGCCCGCGGCGAATTGGTCAACACGGCTGATATGCTGGCAGCGTTGAAAGAAAAGAGCATCCGCAAATACGTAACGGATTTCGCTGACGAAGCTTTGCTTCACAACGATGCTATCATTGTAATGCCTCACTTGGGAGCTTCCACTGAAGAAGCTGAAGTGAACTGCGCAATCATGGCAGCCCAAACATTGAAATACTTCCTGGAAACAGGGAATATTGTGAATTCCGTGAACTTCCCGGGAGTCGATATCGCGATGCAATCACCGATCCGTTTGACGATCATCAACAAGAACATCCCGAACATGGTCGGCCAGATTTCTTCCGGGTTGGCTAAGTACTTCATCAACATCGAAGATATCCTGAACCGCAGCCGTGGCAATTATGCCTACACTGTCATCGATATCGCCGAAACAGAAGAAGCAGTACTTGCTGAAGTCGTTGAAAATTTCAAAAAAATCGACGGCATCGTAAACGTCCGCGTCATCAGAAGATAA
- a CDS encoding sugar-binding transcriptional regulator, which produces MEESISVLQQIVPDIMSVLQNRYHIMRNIQMYAPVGRRVLADKVSLSERTLRTETDFLRKQGLLSSSKNGMELTEEGEDIFRQLERFMRLLLNMNAKEKALADYLNIQFCRIVPGDSDEDASVLDEIGKTAAKELHALLPAGEFIVAVAGGSTMAQAAEHFSPELSQNREFMFVPTRGGLGESMSIQANSVSDRMAQLVGGENMALFVPDNLSEKAYASMKSEPSIKHTLSVMKKANCLLYSIGNAKVMMERRRMSHGLISSLEAHNAVGEAFGCYFNENGEIVYRLSRFGLQIEDIEKIPYAMAIAGGSTKAKAIKAFMKYAPHQTWLITDEGAANLILKGVTL; this is translated from the coding sequence ATGGAAGAGTCTATTTCAGTCTTGCAGCAAATAGTCCCGGACATTATGTCAGTCCTTCAAAATCGTTACCATATCATGCGTAATATCCAAATGTATGCTCCAGTCGGGAGACGCGTCCTGGCCGATAAAGTATCCTTGTCAGAAAGGACTTTACGGACTGAGACAGATTTTTTGCGGAAACAAGGTCTTCTTTCCAGTTCGAAGAACGGGATGGAATTGACTGAGGAAGGCGAAGACATTTTTCGTCAGCTGGAAAGGTTCATGCGGTTATTGCTGAATATGAATGCGAAAGAAAAGGCGTTAGCGGATTATCTGAATATTCAGTTTTGTAGGATTGTTCCTGGCGATAGTGATGAAGATGCATCCGTTCTGGATGAAATCGGAAAAACTGCAGCCAAAGAACTGCATGCGTTATTGCCGGCAGGCGAATTTATCGTTGCTGTTGCTGGCGGGAGTACTATGGCACAGGCTGCTGAACATTTTTCACCTGAATTGTCACAGAACAGGGAGTTCATGTTTGTCCCGACACGAGGCGGTTTAGGCGAATCCATGTCGATACAAGCCAACAGTGTCAGCGATCGTATGGCGCAGTTGGTAGGCGGTGAGAACATGGCACTTTTCGTTCCCGATAATTTGAGCGAAAAAGCTTATGCATCCATGAAATCCGAGCCATCAATCAAACATACTTTATCCGTCATGAAAAAGGCAAACTGCTTGTTATATAGTATCGGTAATGCTAAAGTAATGATGGAAAGACGTAGGATGTCGCATGGGTTGATTTCGTCCCTAGAAGCGCATAATGCGGTAGGTGAAGCCTTTGGTTGTTACTTCAATGAGAACGGAGAAATCGTCTATCGATTGTCCCGGTTCGGACTTCAGATTGAAGACATCGAAAAGATCCCGTACGCAATGGCCATTGCAGGGGGAAGCACGAAAGCCAAGGCTATTAAAGCGTTCATGAAATATGCCCCGCATCAAACATGGCTGATTACGGATGAGGGCGCAGCTAATCTGATTTTAAAAGGGGTAACCCTTTAA
- the secG gene encoding preprotein translocase subunit SecG: MSLYDVLLTALLVVSVLLIIVVLMQPSKTNAASTLTGGAEQLFGKQKARGFEAVLRQITVVLGALFILIALALTYLSSN; encoded by the coding sequence TTGTCATTATACGATGTACTATTAACGGCCCTGTTGGTTGTTTCTGTGCTGTTGATCATTGTTGTGCTGATGCAGCCATCAAAAACCAATGCAGCCAGCACACTTACAGGTGGAGCGGAGCAATTATTCGGCAAACAAAAGGCAAGAGGCTTTGAAGCGGTATTGCGTCAGATCACAGTCGTTCTGGGAGCATTGTTCATCCTGATCGCCTTGGCTTTAACCTATCTATCCTCAAATTAA
- the gap gene encoding type I glyceraldehyde-3-phosphate dehydrogenase, with protein sequence MTVKVGINGFGRIGRLAFRRIQEVEGIEVVAINDLTDAKMLAHLLKYDTTQGRFNGDVEVNDGFFTVNGKDIKVLSQRNPADLPWAELGVEFVLECTGFFMSKAGAQAHVDAGAKRVLLSAPAGSDVKTIVYNVNHNELNAEDVIVSGASCTTNCLAPMAKVLNDEYGIIEGLMTTIHAYTGDQNTLDAPHPKGDFRRARAAAANIVPNTTGAAKAIGDVLPELKGKLDGAAQRVPVPTGSLTELVTVLEKTVTVEEINAAMKAASNESYGYTEDEIVSSDIVGINFGSLFDATQTKVMTVGDKQLVKTVAWYDNEMSYASQLVRTLVEFASL encoded by the coding sequence ATGACAGTAAAAGTTGGTATTAACGGTTTTGGACGTATTGGACGTTTAGCATTCCGCCGTATTCAAGAAGTAGAAGGAATCGAAGTTGTAGCAATCAATGACTTGACTGACGCTAAAATGTTAGCTCACTTATTGAAATATGATACAACTCAAGGCAGATTCAATGGTGATGTAGAAGTTAATGACGGATTCTTCACTGTAAACGGAAAAGACATCAAAGTGTTATCACAACGTAACCCAGCAGATCTTCCATGGGCAGAACTTGGCGTAGAGTTCGTATTAGAGTGTACTGGATTCTTCATGAGCAAAGCAGGAGCTCAAGCTCACGTTGATGCAGGCGCTAAACGTGTTCTATTGTCTGCTCCAGCAGGCAGCGACGTTAAAACAATCGTTTATAACGTTAACCATAACGAATTAAATGCTGAAGACGTTATCGTTTCAGGCGCATCTTGCACAACTAACTGCTTGGCTCCAATGGCTAAAGTATTGAACGACGAATACGGAATCATTGAAGGCTTAATGACTACAATCCACGCTTACACTGGCGACCAAAACACTTTGGATGCTCCACATCCTAAAGGTGACTTCCGTCGTGCGCGTGCTGCAGCTGCAAACATCGTTCCTAACACAACTGGTGCTGCTAAAGCTATCGGTGATGTATTGCCTGAATTGAAAGGCAAATTAGATGGAGCTGCTCAACGTGTTCCAGTTCCTACCGGTTCATTGACTGAATTAGTGACTGTATTGGAAAAAACTGTAACTGTTGAAGAAATCAATGCTGCTATGAAAGCTGCTTCTAACGAATCTTACGGATACACTGAAGACGAAATCGTTTCAAGCGATATCGTAGGAATCAACTTCGGTTCTTTATTCGATGCTACACAAACTAAAGTAATGACAGTTGGAGACAAACAATTAGTTAAAACTGTTGCTTGGTACGACAATGAAATGTCTTACGCTTCACAATTAGTACGTACTTTAGTAGAATTTGCTAGCTTATAA
- the gpmI gene encoding 2,3-bisphosphoglycerate-independent phosphoglycerate mutase: MSKTPVAIIILDGFGWRNEMMGNAVKLAKKPNFDRYWNNFPHATMLASGFAVGLPEGQMGNSEVGHTNIGAGRVVYQSLTRIDKAIIDGEFLTNEALVGAYDHTTENDSALHLFGLLSDGGVHSHINHIIALIKSAKEKGVKKLYLHAFLDGRDVDPHAAPGYIETVEKAMEEIGLGEIATVSGRYYAMDRDNRWERVELAYNAIAHGEGEKFESAQAVVEASYADGKTDEFVLPTVIVKDGKPVGPLQDNDAIIFFNFRPDRAIQLSNAFTNEEWTNFERGERAKNVKFVTMTSYQDTVIADIAFKPIPMTNVLGEVLAQHKLTQLRIAETEKYPHVTFFMNGGRHEPFEGEGRILIPSPKVATYDLKPEMSAYEVGEALVKEINDDKYDAIILNFANPDMVGHSGMLKPTIKAIEAVDENLGAVVDAIHAKGGYAIIFADHGNADTMSTEDGQPHTAHTTVPVPVIVTKKGVTLRTDGKLADVAPTMLDLLNVEKPAEMTGESLIVKA, translated from the coding sequence ATGAGTAAAACACCGGTAGCAATAATTATTTTAGACGGTTTCGGCTGGAGAAACGAAATGATGGGCAACGCGGTTAAGCTAGCGAAGAAACCGAACTTTGACCGTTATTGGAACAATTTTCCGCATGCAACGATGCTGGCTTCCGGATTTGCTGTTGGACTGCCTGAAGGTCAAATGGGTAATTCCGAAGTAGGGCATACAAACATTGGTGCCGGACGAGTTGTCTACCAAAGTTTGACCAGAATCGACAAAGCCATCATCGATGGTGAATTCTTGACGAACGAAGCGCTTGTAGGTGCTTACGATCACACCACCGAAAATGATTCTGCTTTGCACCTTTTCGGTCTGCTTTCTGATGGTGGTGTGCACAGTCACATCAACCATATCATTGCATTGATCAAGAGTGCAAAAGAAAAAGGCGTCAAAAAACTTTATCTGCATGCTTTCCTTGATGGCCGCGACGTGGATCCGCACGCTGCACCAGGCTACATCGAAACAGTGGAAAAAGCGATGGAAGAAATCGGGCTGGGCGAAATCGCGACTGTTTCAGGTCGTTACTACGCTATGGACCGTGACAACCGTTGGGAACGTGTGGAATTGGCATACAACGCCATCGCACACGGCGAAGGCGAAAAATTTGAATCTGCACAAGCTGTTGTAGAAGCAAGCTATGCAGATGGTAAAACGGATGAATTCGTCTTGCCGACTGTCATCGTTAAAGATGGCAAACCAGTTGGGCCATTGCAAGACAATGACGCGATCATTTTCTTCAACTTCCGTCCTGACCGTGCAATCCAACTTTCAAATGCCTTCACTAACGAAGAATGGACGAACTTCGAACGCGGGGAACGCGCTAAAAACGTGAAATTTGTGACGATGACTTCTTACCAAGATACTGTAATCGCGGATATCGCCTTCAAGCCTATCCCGATGACAAACGTTCTGGGTGAAGTTCTGGCGCAACATAAACTTACACAATTGCGTATCGCTGAAACCGAAAAATATCCGCATGTAACTTTCTTCATGAACGGCGGACGTCACGAGCCTTTCGAAGGCGAAGGACGCATCCTGATCCCTTCACCGAAAGTTGCAACCTATGATTTGAAACCTGAAATGAGCGCTTATGAAGTGGGCGAAGCATTAGTGAAAGAGATTAATGACGACAAATACGACGCCATCATCCTTAACTTTGCGAACCCTGACATGGTCGGCCATTCAGGCATGTTGAAACCTACAATCAAAGCGATCGAAGCGGTAGATGAGAACCTGGGCGCAGTCGTTGATGCTATCCATGCAAAAGGTGGCTATGCCATCATTTTCGCTGACCACGGTAACGCGGACACTATGTCCACTGAAGACGGACAGCCGCATACTGCGCACACAACCGTGCCGGTTCCGGTAATCGTAACGAAAAAAGGCGTCACGTTGCGCACAGACGGCAAATTGGCCGATGTTGCTCCAACTATGCTTGATTTATTGAACGTAGAAAAACCAGCAGAAATGACAGGCGAATCGCTGATCGTTAAAGCGTAA
- the serC gene encoding 3-phosphoserine/phosphohydroxythreonine transaminase produces the protein MKRARNFSAGPAILPESVLEKVQSEMLSYRDSGMSVMEMSHRSSLFEEIISDAEQLLRELMNIPEGYKVLFLQGGASLQFSMIPMNLGKGGKVGYINSGSWAKKAISEAKILKVPNMEVLASSEEDNFTYIPEIPETDEAYDYIHITTNNTIEGTAFQTIPRFVNAPIVADMSSNILSNRYDVNDFGLIYAGAQKNIGPAGLTIVIVKEDLIQTENKLPSMLDYRTHIKNDSLYNTPPSFSIYVAKLVFEWLKDLGGVEAMVKMNEEKAGLLYRTIEESDLFSSPVAVNSRSLTNIPFVTGNKDLDAKFVKEATALGFLNLKGHRSVGGMRASIYNAFPYEGVKELTEFMKAFEAKEGKFK, from the coding sequence ATGAAAAGAGCAAGAAATTTTTCCGCTGGTCCAGCAATACTACCAGAATCAGTCTTAGAGAAAGTACAGAGTGAAATGCTATCCTACAGAGATAGTGGCATGTCAGTTATGGAGATGAGTCACCGCTCCTCCTTGTTCGAAGAGATCATTTCAGACGCAGAGCAATTATTACGGGAATTGATGAATATCCCTGAAGGCTATAAAGTCTTGTTCTTGCAAGGTGGCGCAAGCCTGCAGTTCTCCATGATTCCGATGAATCTTGGGAAAGGCGGCAAAGTCGGTTACATCAACTCCGGATCATGGGCTAAGAAAGCCATCTCTGAAGCTAAAATCTTAAAAGTACCGAATATGGAAGTATTGGCTAGTTCCGAAGAGGATAATTTCACTTACATTCCTGAAATTCCGGAAACAGACGAAGCCTACGATTACATCCACATCACAACAAACAACACAATCGAAGGTACAGCTTTCCAAACGATCCCTCGTTTCGTGAATGCACCGATCGTTGCCGATATGTCTTCCAACATTCTGTCCAACCGTTACGATGTCAATGACTTCGGTTTGATCTATGCTGGCGCACAAAAAAATATCGGGCCTGCAGGATTGACGATCGTGATCGTGAAAGAAGATCTGATCCAGACTGAGAATAAATTACCAAGCATGCTTGATTACCGTACACACATCAAAAATGATTCGTTATACAATACACCACCAAGCTTCTCCATCTATGTAGCTAAATTAGTCTTCGAATGGTTGAAGGACTTGGGCGGCGTTGAAGCTATGGTGAAAATGAACGAAGAAAAAGCGGGCTTACTGTACCGCACAATCGAAGAATCAGACTTGTTCTCTTCTCCAGTTGCAGTCAATTCCCGTTCATTGACGAATATCCCATTCGTTACCGGAAACAAAGACTTGGATGCGAAGTTCGTCAAAGAAGCTACAGCTTTGGGCTTCCTGAACTTGAAAGGCCACCGTTCCGTTGGCGGTATGCGCGCAAGTATCTACAATGCATTCCCTTATGAAGGCGTTAAAGAATTAACAGAATTTATGAAAGCTTTTGAAGCTAAAGAAGGGAAATTCAAATAA
- the eno gene encoding phosphopyruvate hydratase, translated as MPYITDILAREVLDSRGNPTIEVEVYTESGAFGRGMVPSGASTGEHEAIELRDEDKGRYLGKGVLKAVENVNDIIADAILGFDVRDQLAIDKTMIDLDGTPNKEKLGANAILAVSIAVAHAAADYLDIPLYQYLGGFNAKTLPTPMMNIINGGSHSDAPIAFQEFMILPVGAPSFKEALRWGAEIFHELKSILKKRGLETSVGDEGGFAPRFNGTEDGVETILAAIKAVGLEPGKDVYLGFDCASSEFYEDGVYNYAKFEGEGGAKRTAAEQVDYLEELVNKYPIISIEDGMDENDWDGWKLLTERLGERVQLVGDDLFVTNTEILSRGIENGIGNSILIKVNQIGSLTETFEAIEMAKKAGYTAVISHRSGETEDATIADISVATNAGQIKTGSLSRTDRIAKYNQLLRIEDQLGELAVYDGLKSFYNLKNK; from the coding sequence ATGCCATACATTACAGATATTTTAGCTAGAGAAGTATTAGATTCACGCGGAAACCCAACTATCGAAGTTGAAGTTTACACAGAGAGCGGCGCTTTCGGACGCGGAATGGTTCCATCAGGAGCTTCTACTGGCGAACACGAAGCAATCGAATTACGTGATGAAGACAAAGGTCGTTACCTTGGAAAAGGTGTTTTGAAAGCTGTAGAAAACGTAAACGACATCATTGCTGATGCTATCTTAGGTTTCGATGTACGTGACCAATTAGCTATCGACAAAACAATGATCGACTTAGATGGCACTCCTAACAAAGAAAAATTGGGCGCTAACGCAATCTTGGCAGTATCTATCGCAGTAGCTCACGCTGCAGCAGATTACTTGGATATCCCTTTATACCAATACCTAGGCGGATTCAACGCTAAAACTTTGCCAACACCAATGATGAACATCATCAACGGCGGATCTCACTCGGATGCTCCTATCGCTTTCCAAGAGTTCATGATCTTGCCAGTCGGCGCTCCTTCTTTCAAAGAAGCATTGCGTTGGGGTGCTGAAATCTTCCACGAATTGAAATCAATCCTGAAAAAACGCGGATTGGAAACTTCTGTTGGGGATGAAGGCGGATTTGCTCCTCGCTTCAACGGAACAGAAGATGGCGTAGAAACTATTTTGGCTGCAATCAAAGCAGTTGGTTTAGAACCAGGCAAAGATGTATACTTAGGCTTTGACTGTGCATCATCTGAATTCTACGAAGACGGCGTTTACAACTATGCTAAATTCGAAGGCGAAGGCGGCGCAAAACGCACTGCTGCAGAACAAGTAGATTACTTGGAAGAATTGGTCAACAAATACCCAATCATCTCAATTGAAGACGGTATGGATGAAAATGACTGGGATGGCTGGAAGCTTTTGACAGAACGTCTGGGCGAACGCGTTCAATTAGTTGGGGATGACTTGTTCGTAACCAACACTGAAATCTTGTCCCGCGGTATCGAAAACGGAATCGGTAACTCGATCCTGATCAAAGTTAACCAAATCGGTTCATTGACTGAAACTTTCGAAGCTATCGAAATGGCTAAAAAAGCTGGTTACACTGCAGTTATTTCTCACCGTTCAGGCGAAACAGAAGATGCTACAATCGCTGACATCTCTGTTGCAACAAACGCTGGACAAATCAAAACTGGTTCATTGAGCCGTACTGACCGTATCGCTAAATACAACCAATTGTTACGCATCGAAGATCAATTAGGCGAATTGGCTGTATACGATGGTTTGAAATCTTTCTACAACCTAAAAAACAAATAA
- a CDS encoding phosphoglycerate kinase translates to MTKKVVTDLDVAGKKVLVRADFNVPMKDGAITNDNRIVQALPTINYLIENNAKVILFSHLGKVKTEEDKAKLSLKPVADRLAELLGKEVTFVPETRGEALEAAVAALKDGDVLVFENTRFEDVDGKKESKNDPELGKYWASLGDLFVNDAFGTAHRAHASNVGIASNLESAAGFLMEKEIKFIGGAVDEPVRPFVAILGGAKVSDKIGVIKHLLNKADKVLIGGGMAYTFMKAQGLEIGKSLLEADKVELAKELLESAGDKLILPIDAKMAHEFGNDGEITIAKNEAFPADQMALDIGPASIELFTKELEGAKTVVWNGPMGVFELSNFAQGTIGVCEAIAKLSDAVTIIGGGDSAAAAMQLGFADDFTHISTGGGASLEYLEGKELPGVASISDK, encoded by the coding sequence ATGACAAAGAAAGTTGTAACAGATTTAGATGTAGCTGGAAAAAAAGTATTGGTTCGTGCTGATTTCAATGTTCCTATGAAAGATGGAGCAATCACTAACGACAACCGTATCGTTCAAGCTCTTCCTACAATCAACTACTTGATCGAAAATAACGCAAAAGTCATCCTTTTCTCTCACTTAGGAAAAGTAAAAACTGAAGAAGACAAAGCGAAGTTGAGCTTGAAGCCTGTAGCTGATCGTTTGGCTGAATTGTTGGGCAAAGAAGTCACTTTCGTTCCTGAAACACGCGGCGAAGCTTTGGAAGCAGCAGTTGCAGCTTTGAAAGATGGAGATGTTTTGGTATTCGAAAACACTCGTTTCGAAGATGTTGACGGCAAAAAAGAAAGCAAAAACGATCCTGAATTGGGTAAATACTGGGCTAGCCTGGGCGACCTATTCGTAAACGATGCATTCGGTACGGCTCACCGTGCACATGCTTCCAACGTCGGAATCGCTTCTAACCTTGAAAGTGCAGCTGGATTCTTGATGGAGAAAGAAATCAAGTTCATCGGCGGAGCTGTTGACGAGCCTGTCCGTCCATTCGTAGCTATCCTTGGCGGAGCAAAAGTAAGCGACAAAATCGGTGTTATCAAACACTTATTGAACAAAGCCGACAAAGTACTTATCGGCGGCGGCATGGCTTACACATTCATGAAAGCACAAGGCTTGGAAATCGGTAAATCCTTATTGGAAGCTGATAAAGTTGAATTGGCTAAAGAATTGTTGGAGAGCGCTGGCGACAAATTGATCTTGCCTATCGATGCTAAAATGGCTCATGAATTCGGCAACGATGGAGAAATCACAATCGCTAAAAACGAAGCATTCCCTGCTGATCAAATGGCATTGGATATCGGACCTGCTTCCATCGAATTGTTCACTAAAGAGCTTGAAGGCGCGAAAACTGTCGTATGGAACGGACCTATGGGCGTGTTCGAATTATCTAACTTTGCTCAAGGAACAATCGGTGTCTGCGAAGCGATCGCTAAATTAAGCGATGCTGTAACAATCATCGGCGGCGGAGACTCAGCTGCAGCTGCTATGCAATTAGGCTTTGCTGATGACTTCACGCACATCTCAACAGGTGGCGGAGCATCATTGGAATACCTAGAAGGCAAAGAATTACCAGGTGTAGCATCAATTTCTGACAAATAA
- a CDS encoding alpha/beta fold hydrolase, which yields MKAINLPEPFFFEAGPRAVLLLHAYTGSANDVRLLGRFLERNGYTVYAPNFTGHATGRFEDILDLGGPAVWFADAMRAKDELMEKGYNQLAVFGLSMGGIMATRAIETGGFIGGGSFNSPIISFGESRVPISFMHFAKLSKKKLGMANLEIEHELALMKPKLSAQLAQIDAFTELIKANLADITVPYYIAQSGKDEMISADCGKLLADSLVDAEVDYHFFPEATHVITVGKDRNIFEETVLAFLNRLNWNEG from the coding sequence ATGAAAGCAATCAATTTACCAGAACCCTTTTTCTTCGAAGCTGGCCCGCGCGCCGTCCTTTTGCTGCATGCCTACACCGGAAGCGCAAATGATGTGCGTTTGTTGGGACGCTTTTTGGAACGGAACGGGTATACTGTATATGCACCGAATTTTACGGGGCATGCGACCGGCCGGTTTGAGGACATTCTTGATTTGGGAGGCCCGGCTGTCTGGTTCGCTGATGCCATGCGTGCAAAAGATGAACTGATGGAAAAGGGCTACAATCAGCTTGCCGTATTCGGGTTGTCAATGGGCGGCATTATGGCGACAAGGGCCATCGAAACGGGAGGATTCATCGGTGGAGGCTCCTTCAACTCACCAATCATCAGCTTTGGGGAATCGCGGGTGCCGATCAGTTTTATGCATTTCGCCAAGCTTTCGAAGAAGAAACTCGGCATGGCAAATCTGGAAATCGAACACGAACTGGCGTTGATGAAGCCAAAATTGAGTGCCCAGCTTGCCCAAATTGATGCCTTTACGGAACTGATTAAGGCGAATCTGGCTGACATCACCGTCCCCTATTACATCGCGCAGTCCGGCAAGGATGAAATGATCAGCGCCGACTGCGGGAAGTTGTTGGCGGATAGCCTCGTGGATGCTGAAGTGGATTATCATTTTTTCCCGGAAGCAACGCATGTCATCACCGTTGGGAAAGACAGAAACATATTTGAAGAAACAGTATTGGCATTTTTGAACCGACTAAATTGGAATGAGGGATAA
- the tpiA gene encoding triose-phosphate isomerase — MRKPIIAGNWKMNKTAKEAQAFIEAVKTKVPAFDKVEAVIGSPALFLEKMVEATEGTDLKVAAQNCYFEEEGAFTGEISPKALGDLGVDYVIIGHSERREYFHETDEDINKKAHAILRNGMTPIVCCGETLEQRESGVTNEWVSGQITAALKDLTADQVANLVLAYEPIWAIGTGKSSTAKDANDTCGVVRATVATIFGQEVADKVRVQYGGSVKPENIAEYMAEEHIDGALVGGASLVPESFLALLEAIK, encoded by the coding sequence TTGCGTAAACCGATTATTGCCGGTAACTGGAAAATGAACAAAACAGCTAAGGAAGCACAAGCATTCATCGAGGCTGTAAAAACTAAGGTTCCTGCTTTTGATAAAGTAGAAGCTGTTATTGGATCACCGGCTTTATTTTTAGAAAAAATGGTAGAAGCTACAGAGGGAACTGATTTGAAAGTTGCCGCGCAAAACTGTTACTTTGAAGAAGAGGGTGCCTTCACTGGTGAAATCAGCCCGAAAGCTTTAGGGGACTTAGGCGTCGACTACGTCATTATCGGACACTCTGAAAGACGTGAGTACTTCCACGAAACAGATGAAGATATCAATAAAAAAGCACATGCTATTCTGCGTAATGGCATGACACCTATCGTTTGCTGTGGCGAAACGTTGGAACAACGTGAATCAGGCGTAACAAACGAGTGGGTATCAGGACAAATTACTGCAGCTTTGAAAGATCTGACTGCAGACCAAGTGGCTAACCTAGTTCTCGCTTATGAGCCAATCTGGGCAATCGGTACTGGCAAATCTTCTACTGCAAAAGATGCGAACGACACTTGCGGCGTAGTGCGCGCAACTGTTGCTACAATCTTTGGCCAAGAAGTGGCTGACAAAGTTCGCGTTCAATACGGCGGTAGTGTTAAACCTGAAAACATTGCAGAATACATGGCTGAAGAACATATTGATGGCGCGTTAGTCGGCGGTGCTAGTTTAGTTCCTGAGTCATTCTTAGCATTATTGGAGGCTATTAAATAA